The genomic region AATAGTTGAGTGGATGCAAGCAGGGATTGTCTTTAACACTATTTTGTtaatgttgtttaattgccaAATGCTGCTTGTTGCAGTTTACTCACTTTGTGTTTAGTTGCTCTTTGAGCTGACAGCGATTTCCAGTCTCTAAGCCTCTGTGTTTTGTGCCCGGTGGCAGCCCAGTTCTATTACTCTCATACCCTTCCCCCACCAGTCTAAACTCCATGGTCACGCATCCTTCCAGCAAATCCTCAACCCTAGGACAAGCTGCCCATACCATTGTGGAAATTTGTATTTGGCCAGGGCGTAGATAAGGGAatagctcaagccctgagataaCGAGCAGGAGGGCTTGTGTATCCCCTTATAAAAGAGAGAGGTACCTCTGGGTTTGAGATGAGAGGACAGTTCCCCTTTCTCCCTGATGGAGACTGATGTTGGTGGCATTTTCCTCCACAGTGAACTACTGGGGATTAACCCCACCCCAAGGAATCTGtatgtgtgaccacagacaggaggctgcccccacacaggGCTCAGGTTTCAAATTTCTCAAGGCTACTCAGACCTTTAAAGTTAATGATTGTACAATCAATAGGAGCTGGCATGCTTGTTCaaagaaactgctgatgtttttgttcccttcctcagcttaccctctgggctaaagAGGAAAtggccttcaataaaagctgagtagaACAACCACTCAGGGCCGTTTCCCCAAATCCCACAAACTAGTGATGTTCccctctgtttccacatttgaCAACTATTCTGCATGttctgtctctttgtctctcacTGCTTCTAACTTTACTTTCTTCAGTCAATAGCTGCCAGCTCCACAGGTCTTCAAGGACCATGACCCCAGGGCAGGACTCCTAcagtgttcacacacacacacacatacaaacacacacacacacacatacacacttttccTGGAACTACCCCATACTGTACCTGAGCATGAAGTTCAGCTTTGTTCATTTCTAGCAGAGTCACCTCAAGAATCACTTTACTCAGTGGTGAGATGAGAGAGGGTAGGATGCAGAGCCTTGCAGTGAATGCTTTCAGCACCAAAGAGGCAAATCTGTGGATTAAAGAGGACAGAAGTGGACTTCCTGATCCTCATTTAAAAGGAGGGGAGCTTCTTTGGGTGTTGACAGCCTGTAATTTGCTCCCAAGGCAGAATCTGAGGTCCATACTACCACTTTCTGGTCAAGTAAAACTACAAGCACATAGAGGCTGTGTGGAAATGTCGTCTGGGGCTTAGTAGCTTGTCTTGTCCCTCTGCTAGTGTCCAGTCATGTTTACTCTGATTACAGGATCTCAGCGACTCCCACTACATCATCTGTATGTCAGCAGCCCTACAGTGGAGTCTGACCATGAATACTTCATACAGATGTAATGAATCAGAGCAAGTATGCAGGGTTAATCTGAAAGGACTTGGCTTTTCAGTAGAAGCAGCCCAGGCTCAGACTATATCTGTTGAAGAGCTTAAGTCCCTTCATCACTCTTTTAGGGCATATTACGCCTTGGTTATCAGTTTTTGAAGGGTCAGAGTCTCCCTGTGACTTTAATTCTGACTTTAGAATCAGGGAGCACACTAGACTGAGCATGGTCCAGGGTCCTCATCTGCCACAAGCATAGTTACATTCACAGCCAGAGAAAAGGAAGGGCTGCATAAAAGATTTAGATGGAGAATCTTTTGAGCAAATACTGCCAGCCCCAAGGCCCACGATTTGCTATAAGACAGTTTACTTTCCATCATACAAATACCTGATGGGCTGCAATATGCCTTATACAGTCATGTCCTGGCAGCTTCAGGTCACCAAAGGGTTGGAGGTTCAGTGCTGTAACCGAGTGAGCCCAGGTGACTTGTTACAAGAGTCTACTTCCAGGCTGTGACAGCCTGTTGCGCATCAGGTTGTTATGTTTAACTACATATGGGGAAACATTTTGGCCAATTGAAAGTCTGTATGGCTGTAGCGTTAGCCAAACGGAATTCAGTTTAACACTCCTACAGGCGAAAAGCCTATAAGCTTCTGTGCCCACCATTCTGAGAGTGAGCAGAGACAAATTCTTACTTTGCACAGTCAGGCTGAAACTGGGGCTGAACCCTAACTAGGCCGTTAAGCCTGAATGctttggaggtaaaagtccagTGCTAAGAAGCTGGCCATGGGGCTGGGGCGTGTAAACACGACATCAGTAAGTCCTAAGAATCTCCAGGCTGTGGTTTTATAAGATAAGGTCTCGGCCTCTGAGTGATTTGGGCCTCCAGAGAGCAAGAGAACAATCAACCTTTTCCTGGCAGTGGTCTTGTGACTTAGCACTGGAAAAATGGCTAATGGCATGTTTTTCCGGGACTATTTTAAATACAATAGAATGCTTAAAAGAATGAGTATCAATTGATCAATAGATTAGCAGATTCCAAGAAAAGGTTACTTTGTTTTTACAATACACCTATGAAGTGATTGTGTGATTATTAATTAACAGGGTGTATGTGCAGAACTGGCTATTTAACCTGGTCAGAAATAAAGCAATTTGCTACATGCCACCAGAGCTTGTAGTCCTCTTTGCCTCATACTATTTCAATAAGCAGGTCTAACCTCGGCTACATTGACCACCCAAACGGCCTTCACGCAACACACTCCCTCTGACCACATTAAGTGAAACTCAAAGGCACACTCACCACAGTCTGGAGGGTGAAATATTAAGTTCTGAGTCATAGTGTTTGTATCTCATTTTggtttcctttatttctctcttgttttccagACTCTGttatatttctcatttctaatCTTTATTATATTCTTAGTTCTGCaagctttgaatttattttttcttttatcctagtACTTTAAGGTGTAAAGTAGTTAACTGCCTTGACAGCTTTcatctttttaacttttaaggcagtatttttcaacttttaaaaaaaatcccacagcacacttgaacctatagctaaaatTCTGCAGcacacataaattatttttattaaaaacaagagtaatagaaaaagaatatacttactatgctttgaacgtcttttgaaaataatttcattagcaatctttaaaaattttaatggcacacctaagatactCTTgtagcacaccagtgtgccatggcacaccaggtgaaaatcactgttctaagcTTTTACAGacaaaaatttccctcttagcactgcttcATTGGGTCCAGTAAATTTTGGTATCCCAAATCCACCATCCTCCTACACACACTTctcaagattttctttctttttctagtttgcaGAAACTGGAGGCTTCATCTTGTGcatataaatttgatttttaaatagggAACTGACAGGCCCTGCTTGATAAAGAGACATCAGACCCAAACTAAGGTCTCTGCTAAAACTGGAAACAATGTAGCATTTGCAAAACCCAAATAGAACCGGCATGGCCATAAAAAATGACCTCAGGTTATCCTCACTGTTAATTACACCCTGCTTATAATGTATTAGCATGCTGAAAGAAACTCCCTCCAGAGCCATGAGAGTTTGCAAACGCCACGATGGCTCCTGGAAGTCACCCCATATGGCTTAAACAGAAGAGAAACCCTCAGGTCTGAATATTCTCCACCACTTCCACAGCAATCTTACCAATGAGGGTCCTTCTACTTAACATACAATTAAAGAGAAGATATAAAACAGGACTCCTGAAACTTATGAAGTGCTGCTCTCTGATGCTCTGAACTACTGCTCTATCTGTAGGGCAgccttctctattttcttttcttacttcaaTAAACCTACTTTTCCTAAATCTTTCGGCTTGACCTTGAATTATTTTCCATGGGAAGACAAGAACTCACTTGGCCTTCAGACTGGACTCTAGTTTTGGGGTCCACTTTCCTCTATCAATGTCATTTCTgatattctttttctctgttcatttctttcatttgtgttttaGTGAAACATTATGTATCATGGTGAGTACATTTACAATTTCATTCAACCATCACATTGATCCATCTCCAAAGCTCTGGCCAAACTAAAATACTACAACCATTTAAGGGTAACCACCCACTCATCCTGCCCACTAAATGCTGGAAACCACCATCTACTTTCTCTCTAAAGTTGAGTACTCTAAGTACTTATAAAAGGAAACACATACTACTTGTATTTTGTGATGGGCTTACTACACTTAGTATAATATATGAGGACATTCATGTTATAGTGcatatcagaatttccttctttttaaaggacaAATAATAATCCACTTTATTTTACCTGTGAATATTTTACTTATGAATATTTGTGTCACCTTAAAATTCACATGTTAAATTCTTAACCCATAAGGTGATGGTTTTAGGAGATGGGTCCTGGGAAGTGATAAGTTCATTAGGGCACAGCCCTCCTGAATGAAACTGCTGCTTTTATAAAAGGAGATTTCTTGATCCCACTGCTAtatgaagacacagcaagaagatgaACTTTCATATACAACCAGAAAGTTGGTCTTTACCACACACTAAATTTGCTGCTGCCTTGATGTTAGACTTCCTGTTCCCTAGAACTatgataaatttctgttatttataagtcACACCATTTAACGTGTTATAGTATAGTAGCCCAAAGgatgaaaatatatgtatattccaCACTTGGCTTACTCATTCATACACAAACACTTtgactgctttttttgtttgttttttgagacagagtctcactttgtcatccttgatagagtgccatggcttcacaggtcacagcaacctcaaactctagggctcaagcaatccccttgcctgagcctccagagtagtGAGGACTATAGGCCCCTACCACATCTTccagatattttttttgagacagggtctcacttgtgcttaggctggtctccaattcctgagctcagctgatccacccacctcagtgttccagagtgctaggattacaggtgtgagccaccacacctggccttgacttggattgtttttatgttttcctaCTGTGAATAATGTTACCATGAATATGGCTGTTTAAATGTCTCCTAGAAACCATGCTTCTAAttattttgggtatatgcccaagaATGAAATTGATGGATTATAACTAAttatacttttagttttttgagaagcCCAGACTGATTTCCAGCACAACTTTACTATTTCCACTCCAACTAACTGTGCATATAGGTTCCCATtttctacatccatgccaacattcattattttgatttattgttttgtaATATAGATCCTAATTTGTGTGATGTGGTATTGAACTGTGGCTTCCCcaattgaaaaatattatttatttacatatgtatacgtatgtaattatttatttacatatgtaaatGATGTGACATTGATATCcaaagaattatatatataatgtgtaccATTATACAAcattgtatatataaacatacttGTTATTCCATCACAATAATCAAGGTAATACACATATCTGACTCTTTAAAAGAGTTTCCCTATGTTCCTTTGTGTTTGTGCGTGTGTGACAAGAACATTAACATTATATATACACCTTACTAAATTTAGGATATTTTATCTGCAATTTTTGGATATCTTTGGGTAGGCATTTATGAATTCCAGAGGCATATAGCACAAGTTATATTTCAGAGGCACAGCTTACAATCAGGTGATTCACTAAGGCTGAAGATTTTCTTGAACTGAGAAATACTGTTCACCATTACCTATAGCTTTTAACCTATTAAAGAAACTCAGGCTGACTACTTACAGaatctaaagaaaatataataaaattgaacTCAGAAGCAGAGAAGGAGCAGTGGTTACCAGAAGCTAAAGGTGGGATGGGGCAATATTGGTCAAAGAGTACAAACTTTAAATTATAAGGTGAACACACTCTGGGGATCTAGTATGCAGTGTGGGCCACGATgcatgttaattaattaattttttgtggtAATCATCATGTTCCACACCTTGCatatatataatctttatttgtcaattaaatcttttaacataaaaaataagaaaaaagaaagaaactgggagGTGCCTTGGTACAATATAGTTACTGTATGAAAATTACTTTGAGGGTATGGGTTAGTCTTGATGTTGGTAGGATTGAATGGTACTCAGTTTAATGACATCCAGGTCTCATGACACTGATTTTGGCACAGAAATACTgatgaaaataaataacacttgATATGTAGCCTTGAAGAGCTCACCAATTAAtggtaaaaaaagaaacatactatTAATCTGGTTAATCATGCTGAGAAATGCATAACAGTGATTTGTTGAGGAGATTAGCCAACTCCTTTCAAAAGCTCAAGATCAACTCTAAGAAGGGTGGGAGAGTTTGCATTTTTTAACCCtaaaagttataaaagaaaatgttttaaagggaAGAGGGGTTGTGGGGAGGAGTAAGGGCAATGGTCCAGTGGGAGGGAGCATTCTGATTTCCCACTGTACTGGAACGGAGATGTGGACATCCTTGTCATCCTGACACCCCCAGCCTACCCATGTCCTTGTAGGAAAATGACTATGTGGTACTGTGGTCCACGAGGAGGATCCCTATGGAATGTACCTCAGCTGTGCTCTAGTGAGGGATGTAAAGGCCAGATTGGTTTCCTGAAATAAGAGGTCCAGGGTTGAAATATGGCTTTAGGGTCCCAGGGAAGTTGCTTTTGATAGTGTAGAGAATACTTAAATCTGTCAAATTGTAGAAAGAAATCAACCCTTTCTCATACTACAAAAAAATTCCCACTCTTGAGGGTGGTGTAGGGACATTAAGACAAATAGGGGGGCTGGAAAGGGCCCGGTATGCACCATCTAGCAGGGAAAGAACCCAGAAACCATTCTCAGGAGAAGTTAAAATGACTCCTTTTCTCTTAACTGAATCCAAACACAGTCCTATTTTCCACCAGTTCTTCCCTCCTACATCAACTTCCCAATAATGCTGACCATCAGAGAAGCTGTTTTGACCCAGCACAGCCCGCATAGAATCAAATCGTTCAGGATTGTCAGGAACATCTCGCATTTGTGAAATACATTTTACAAGTTTGCCATCTTCTGACACAGCAAGCAAAGGGTAAGCAGTGGCATCGTCCAGTTTTATATCTTCTGCAGAAGAAGAAGATAGATCAATTAATTGCAGCCCTTAAGGTAAGACGTTTCAACGTCTAAGACAGAGGTCAAAACAGGGATGAAGAACAAATAAGATGACTTTCAATAATTCTTTTCTTAAGCACCAAATTATTAAGTCTGTGAAACTGATCCATACTGTATCAGAGGCTCCAAAGGCATAGACACTGCCTTGTAAAACACCTTTAACAATTGTCCACATCTCAAACCTGTGCTCTCACTAATTACACTAGAAATATCATAACCACTGTGTACTTAGTATAGAGTGAAATGGAGTGAAGTGTAAACAGAAGGATAGAGAAATATCAGGAGGACAATGCCATGTGCAAAGAGTCAGGAACACGTTCAGTATCTTCAAAGTGTGAGTAACCTGCCAGTGCACTTGAAAGAGAATAAGAGAGGAAATCAGAAGGAGATGTAGTTAGAAAGGGAACAAGGCAGTAGGGGTGCAGAAACATTTAGGCACATAAAGACTATTAGAGTTTAGGCCTTTATCTGACTAAGATGGAGAGAAATACAGGAggataaaaattaaagagaatgaGGATTTACAACTATTTAGTGAGGTTTTGTtgtaaagaacagagaaataagatAGCAGTCACATGGAGAAATTAGACCAATAAATGGTGGCTTCATACTTTACATTCTTTTCCAGGTAGAAGAAATATTAGCACGTATTTATTCACACTACTTAGAAAATCATTACCTGATAGGCATGGAAGACTTGAGGTTTCAGGAAGGGAAGACAGAGAACAGAAATGAAACTTCATATTTTATCATATTCATATTCTCTGGAGAATCTTGTAACTTTAGTACTGGTGATTTTAGAAGCGAGTAGTCTTAATTATGAATGATTTAAAACAGGTCTTTCAGAACAAGGTGATCCCATTGCATCTGTTCTTTGCGTGTCTTCTGCATTCTAAAACCATTTAGTGACTTGGTTCTTAATTTAACATTTGGTCCGTATACCAAGAACCAAATGACTTTCTGAGGAAAATTACTTGAGGAAAACCTTTTATTTCACCATAGAATCTCAGAGAGCGATTAGAGACAAGTGCAAAGTCATTCTTAACTACATACACATTATTCACCTTCATTTACCTGTAAATTCATGCATTTCAAGCAGACCTACAAATAGATGGAGACATTCAAGGTTAGCTGAATGACTGGGCAGTGAAGGGGCTATTGTAGAGAATGGTATATGCCATGTCAAAGGTGAGAATCTTGATTTCACTTACCCCAAAATCCCAGGAATTTTCTTTGACCTGCAATCAATTACAAATAGAGATAAGTGTTCTGAGTGGACACAGAACACCTTAAATTTTCAATTTACtatagaagaaaaacacaaaacttacCAAGTTCTTCACTgagtttgtcttaaaaaaaagaaaaaagaggcaaaaagTGTTAAATTTTGAAATCCCAAGAAATTTCACCCTAGCCTTTGATCCTACATGATTTATAGGGATAACACTGAACACTGTCATCATATTTTTGGACTTTAAGGTTAAAAGATTGAAGAAGCAATTTGTCCTAGATGTCCACATGGAGGACCATCCGGCTTATCAGAGGCAAACTTCCCAAGGCTGTGTAATTTGCTTCTTAAGTCTACCACAAACaactcttttttacttttcaattactACTGTATTGAATCAGTTTATCTTCGTGACTTCACTTAGCAAACTACAAACATTTCTTATTTACTCAGCAAACATTTTTTGAGGATCTACTTTATCCCAAGGTGCTATCTTCTGTACTAGGAAGATCATCATGAGCAAGATATAGTCTCTCCACACAGGGTATCAGCAAGACACTAACAGGGGCATCAGCAGACAGCCTGTCAGTAGTAAATGGGTGCTAGGAACCTCAGGCACtcaggcagattttttttttttttttttttgagacagagtctcactttgtcacacttggtagagtactgtgacgtcgtagctcacagaaacctccaactcttgggcttaggtgattctcttgcctcagcctcccgagtagctgggactacgggtgcctgccacaatgcctggcaattttttgctgcagtttggctggggccgggtttgaacctgtcaccttggtatatggagccggcgccctactcactgagccacaggcgccacccacacggGCAGATTTTgacaagaaattttatgtcatTGCTTAAttacaaataacatttatttaaaaagcaatgttttcatttcattaaaaaaaattcaaaggtaGAGAAGAAATAATCCCATTAGGTTTCTGTTACCCAGATGTA from Nycticebus coucang isolate mNycCou1 chromosome 20, mNycCou1.pri, whole genome shotgun sequence harbors:
- the LOC128572389 gene encoding butyrophilin subfamily 3 member A1-like, translated to MIIPVLLWWTRKDRDKLSEELGQRKFLGFWGLLEMHEFTEDIKLDDATAYPLLAVSEDGKLVKCISQMRDVPDNPERFDSMRAVLGQNSFSDGQHYWEVDVGGKNWWKIGLCLDSVKRKGVILTSPENGFWVLSLLDGAYRALSSPPICLNVPTPPSRVGIFL